From Bacteroidales bacterium, one genomic window encodes:
- a CDS encoding lipoprotein → MKKVLLIAVAALAFAACGNKGAEENTEAVDSTAVEVATAVDSTAAAADTTAKAAVDTVAAAAKAAVK, encoded by the coding sequence ATGAAAAAGGTTTTATTGATCGCTGTTGCTGCTCTTGCATTTGCAGCTTGCGGAAACAAGGGTGCTGAAGAGAACACAGAGGCTGTTGATTCTACAGCTGTTGAGGTTGCTACTGCAGTTGATTCTACTGCTGCTGCTGCTGATACTACAGCTAAAGCTGCTGTTGATACAGTTGCTGCTGCTGCTAAAGCTGCTGTTAAATAA
- a CDS encoding 3-oxoacid CoA-transferase subunit B, with amino-acid sequence MMMDKNQIREFIAKRAALEVKDGDVVNLGIGLPTLIPSFLPEGVKCTIQSENGVLGMAADPGQGKRDPHWIDAGGGYISYEKGAASFDSATSFGMVRGGHVNVTFLGALEVAENGDLANWIIPGKRAPGMGGAMDLLVGANKVILTMEHTAKGNPKILKKCRLPLTAAGQVNMIITEMGVMNITKDGIVLSEINPEFTPEQVQAATEATLIIAKDLKKIQF; translated from the coding sequence ATCATGATGGATAAAAATCAAATTAGAGAGTTCATAGCCAAAAGGGCTGCTCTTGAAGTTAAGGACGGAGACGTCGTTAATTTAGGTATTGGTTTACCTACACTTATCCCAAGCTTTTTGCCTGAGGGTGTAAAGTGTACGATTCAGTCTGAGAACGGAGTTCTTGGAATGGCTGCTGATCCCGGCCAGGGAAAGAGAGATCCACACTGGATTGATGCCGGCGGCGGATATATTTCTTATGAGAAGGGTGCCGCATCTTTTGATTCTGCAACAAGCTTTGGAATGGTTAGAGGCGGACATGTAAATGTCACATTCCTAGGTGCTTTGGAGGTTGCAGAAAATGGTGACCTTGCCAACTGGATTATCCCTGGAAAGAGAGCTCCGGGAATGGGCGGTGCAATGGACCTTCTTGTCGGCGCAAATAAAGTTATCCTTACCATGGAGCATACTGCAAAGGGCAATCCTAAAATTCTTAAGAAATGCCGTCTTCCGTTAACTGCTGCAGGTCAGGTAAATATGATTATCACAGAGATGGGTGTAATGAACATCACAAAGGACGGTATTGTTCTTTCTGAGATTAACCCTGAGTTTACCCCTGAGCAAGTACAGGCTGCTACAGAAGCTACCCTTATCATTGCCAAGGACTTAAAGAAAATTCAATTTTAA
- a CDS encoding electron transfer flavoprotein subunit beta/FixA family protein, with protein MNIVVCIKQVPDTTVVKIDPVKHTLIREGVPSIMNPDDKGGLELALQLKEQCGANVTVITMGPPQADAILREAFAMGADRAILLTDRAFAGADTLATSRALAGALKVLDYDLVITGRQAIDGDTAQVGPEMAEHLGLPQVSYVIGLEKKGENKYVVKKETEEGYELLEVEGPALLTVLATAYKARYMTVGGIIDAYNKEVEIWPASKIKVEPAQLGLNGSPTKVKKAYPKDTKAAGQVYEVDTEQAVDVIINKMKEKFII; from the coding sequence ATGAATATAGTAGTTTGTATTAAACAAGTTCCGGATACTACAGTAGTAAAGATTGATCCGGTAAAGCATACTCTTATCCGTGAGGGTGTTCCGTCAATTATGAACCCCGATGATAAGGGAGGACTTGAGCTTGCACTTCAGCTTAAAGAGCAGTGTGGTGCAAATGTAACTGTTATCACGATGGGTCCTCCTCAGGCAGATGCAATTTTGAGAGAGGCTTTTGCAATGGGTGCTGATAGAGCTATTCTATTGACAGACAGAGCATTTGCAGGTGCAGATACTTTGGCTACATCCCGCGCTCTTGCCGGAGCTCTTAAAGTTTTGGATTATGATCTTGTAATAACAGGACGTCAGGCTATTGATGGAGATACTGCACAGGTAGGCCCTGAAATGGCTGAGCATCTTGGATTACCACAGGTTTCTTATGTAATCGGACTTGAGAAGAAAGGTGAAAACAAGTATGTTGTAAAGAAAGAGACAGAAGAGGGATATGAACTTTTGGAAGTTGAAGGTCCTGCTTTGTTAACTGTTCTTGCAACTGCTTATAAAGCAAGGTATATGACTGTAGGCGGAATTATTGACGCTTACAATAAAGAGGTTGAGATTTGGCCTGCAAGCAAGATTAAAGTTGAGCCTGCGCAGCTAGGTCTAAATGGCTCACCTACAAAGGTTAAGAAAGCATATCCTAAAGATACCAAGGCTGCCGGACAAGTTTATGAGGTTGACACCGAACAAGCTGTTGATGTCATCATCAATAAGATGAAAGAAAAATTTATTATTTAA
- a CDS encoding acyl-CoA dehydrogenase, translating to MDFELTKPQKLFQQMIREFAEKEVKPLAAEVDEEEKFPVENIQKMAKLGIFGIPTPKEYGGAGGDHIMYTIAVEELSRVCATTGVVVSAHTSLCEDAILDNGTEEQKKKYLPKLASGEWLGAFGLTEPNAGTDASAQQTMAVEDGDYYVLNGTKIFITNAGYAHVYVIATMTDKSKGNHGITTFIVEEGTPGFSIGKKEQKMGIRGSATCELIFENCRIPKENMLGKLGGGFAIAMKTLDGGRIGIAAQALGIAQGAMDETVKYCMERRQFGRTLSQFQNTQFQLADLQTRIEASRFLVRSAAWKKDKGMKFSADAAMAKLFAAETAMDTTTKAVQFHGGYGYTREYPVERMMRDAKITEIYEGTSEVQRMVIAAQLFKK from the coding sequence ATGGATTTTGAATTAACCAAACCCCAAAAACTATTTCAGCAGATGATCCGCGAATTTGCGGAGAAAGAGGTTAAACCTCTTGCTGCTGAGGTAGATGAGGAGGAGAAGTTTCCGGTAGAGAACATCCAAAAGATGGCAAAACTTGGAATCTTTGGAATCCCTACTCCTAAAGAATACGGCGGCGCCGGTGGTGATCATATTATGTACACCATTGCAGTTGAGGAACTTTCTAGAGTTTGTGCAACTACGGGCGTTGTTGTTTCTGCTCATACTTCTCTTTGTGAGGATGCAATCCTTGACAACGGAACAGAAGAGCAAAAGAAAAAGTACCTTCCAAAACTTGCCAGCGGCGAGTGGCTTGGAGCTTTTGGCTTGACTGAACCTAATGCCGGAACTGATGCTTCCGCACAACAGACAATGGCCGTAGAAGATGGTGATTACTACGTACTTAACGGTACCAAGATTTTCATCACCAATGCAGGCTATGCACATGTGTATGTAATTGCTACCATGACTGATAAGTCAAAGGGCAATCACGGAATCACAACATTCATCGTAGAAGAGGGAACTCCCGGATTTTCAATTGGAAAGAAAGAGCAGAAAATGGGTATCAGAGGAAGCGCTACTTGCGAGCTGATATTTGAGAACTGCAGAATTCCAAAAGAGAACATGCTTGGCAAACTTGGCGGCGGCTTTGCAATTGCAATGAAGACCTTGGACGGAGGTAGAATTGGTATTGCAGCCCAAGCTCTTGGTATTGCTCAAGGCGCTATGGATGAGACTGTTAAGTATTGCATGGAGAGAAGACAGTTTGGTCGCACTCTATCTCAATTCCAGAATACACAATTCCAATTGGCTGATCTTCAGACAAGAATAGAGGCTTCTAGATTTTTGGTAAGAAGCGCTGCCTGGAAGAAAGACAAAGGAATGAAATTCTCAGCTGATGCAGCAATGGCAAAACTATTTGCTGCTGAGACTGCTATGGATACAACTACAAAGGCTGTACAGTTCCACGGCGGATATGGTTATACAAGAGAATATCCTGTCGAGAGAATGATGAGAGATGCCAAGATTACAGAAATATATGAGGGCACATCAGAAGTACAGAGAATGGTAATTGCAGCTCAGCTGTTCAAAAAATAA
- a CDS encoding cobalamin-dependent protein (Presence of a B(12) (cobalamin)-binding domain implies dependence on cobalamin itself, in one of its several forms, or in some unusual lineages, dependence on a cobalamin-like analog.) — protein MSEGLYSMEAKNFDKTLDLKKVKPYGDTMNDGKVQLSFTLPVPAGAEAVEAAKQLIKKMGFENPLVVFSQELTPGFTFFNCYGNLTHTVNYTDIHVPKVDSKVMSMDDTDTYIQENVGRPLIVVGASTGTDAHTVGIDAIMNMKGYAGHYGLERYKMFDAHNLGSQVPNEEFLAKAIELHADALLVSQTVTQKDVHIKNLTNLIELMEAEGLRDKMIVVCGGPRISHELAKELGFDAGFGMNTYADDVGSYVAEEYVKRHPKK, from the coding sequence ATGAGTGAAGGTTTGTATTCAATGGAGGCCAAGAATTTTGATAAGACACTTGACCTTAAAAAAGTAAAGCCTTACGGCGATACGATGAATGACGGAAAAGTACAGTTGAGCTTTACTCTTCCCGTCCCCGCCGGCGCTGAAGCGGTAGAGGCTGCAAAACAGCTAATTAAGAAGATGGGTTTTGAGAATCCTTTGGTTGTTTTTTCACAGGAGCTAACTCCGGGATTCACATTTTTTAATTGCTACGGCAATCTTACGCATACTGTAAATTACACTGATATTCATGTTCCAAAAGTTGACTCAAAAGTTATGAGCATGGATGATACCGATACTTATATACAGGAGAATGTCGGACGTCCACTTATAGTTGTTGGCGCAAGCACCGGAACGGATGCGCATACCGTTGGTATTGACGCAATTATGAATATGAAAGGATATGCAGGACATTACGGTTTGGAGAGATATAAAATGTTTGATGCACACAACCTTGGTAGCCAGGTTCCTAATGAGGAATTTCTTGCAAAGGCAATAGAACTGCATGCAGATGCGTTGCTTGTTTCTCAGACTGTTACACAGAAAGACGTGCATATTAAGAACTTGACTAATCTTATAGAACTAATGGAGGCTGAGGGACTCAGAGACAAGATGATTGTTGTCTGCGGAGGACCTAGAATTAGCCATGAACTTGCAAAAGAGTTAGGTTTTGATGCCGGATTTGGTATGAATACTTATGCAGATGATGTAGGTTCTTATGTTGCAGAAGAGTATGTTAAGAGACATCCTAAAAAATAA
- a CDS encoding electron transfer flavoprotein subunit alpha/FixB family protein translates to MNIADYKDVYVFVEQREGEIQSVALELLGKARVLADALGEKVVGLFPGYKIADKAKDLFAWGADKVIVIDKPELKDYLTEQYSQALYQAIEKYKPSIFILGATTIGRDLGPRLSARLATGLTADCTGLDIVEDRQLMMTRPAFGGNLMANILCPDHRPQMSTVRPGVMQKAVKDPSRKGEVESFDPQFDKSKFKVKFVKAVKENKGQIDITEAKILVSGGRGVGNKEGFAKLQKLADVIGGEVSSSRAMVDAGVMPHDVQVGQTGKTVRPNLYMACGISGAIQHLAGMEESDFIIAINKDKFAPIFGVADVGIVGDVHKIIPLLTEKLAKSLKESGK, encoded by the coding sequence ATGAACATAGCAGATTATAAAGACGTTTACGTTTTCGTTGAGCAAAGGGAGGGAGAAATCCAGTCCGTTGCTTTGGAGCTTTTAGGTAAGGCAAGAGTACTTGCCGATGCCCTTGGAGAGAAAGTCGTCGGACTTTTCCCGGGATATAAGATTGCAGATAAAGCAAAAGATTTATTTGCTTGGGGTGCTGATAAAGTGATAGTTATAGATAAACCAGAATTAAAGGATTATTTAACTGAGCAATATTCTCAGGCCCTATATCAGGCTATTGAAAAATACAAACCAAGTATTTTCATTTTGGGCGCAACAACAATAGGCAGAGACTTGGGACCAAGATTGTCAGCAAGATTGGCTACCGGTTTGACAGCAGATTGCACCGGACTTGATATTGTTGAGGACAGACAGCTTATGATGACTCGTCCTGCATTTGGCGGTAACTTGATGGCAAACATTCTTTGCCCGGATCACAGACCTCAGATGTCAACAGTACGTCCCGGCGTTATGCAGAAAGCGGTAAAAGATCCTTCTCGTAAAGGAGAGGTTGAGTCATTTGATCCTCAGTTTGATAAGTCAAAGTTCAAAGTAAAATTTGTCAAAGCTGTCAAAGAGAATAAGGGACAGATTGATATTACCGAGGCTAAGATTCTTGTCAGCGGAGGCCGCGGAGTTGGTAATAAAGAGGGCTTTGCAAAACTGCAAAAGCTTGCAGATGTGATAGGCGGAGAGGTTTCATCTTCTCGTGCCATGGTAGATGCCGGCGTTATGCCGCATGATGTACAGGTTGGACAGACCGGTAAAACAGTACGTCCTAATTTGTATATGGCTTGTGGTATTTCCGGTGCTATTCAGCATCTTGCAGGAATGGAGGAGAGTGATTTCATTATAGCTATCAACAAGGACAAGTTTGCTCCTATTTTTGGAGTTGCAGACGTTGGAATTGTTGGAGATGTACATAAAATTATCCCTCTTCTTACAGAAAAACTGGCGAAGAGCCTAAAAGAGAGCGGAAAGTAA